The following are from one region of the Leptospira harrisiae genome:
- a CDS encoding flagellar basal body-associated FliL family protein: MGDREVDEEEGGLAEGSSASAGMSPIVKWLLYIAAAIFGIIIVTVISMFVAQKTATSVFKQQKNISLVKAPPPLEVYTFQEEFRVNTSDVGESHFVKLKMSLGFESGQPALSAELAARVAQMQNIINLVIARKTKDDLKSITNQLDLREEIKAHLNHILTNGKIKEVYFTEFLVN, from the coding sequence ATGGGTGACCGTGAAGTAGATGAAGAAGAAGGTGGGTTAGCCGAAGGTAGTTCCGCCTCTGCAGGGATGTCCCCCATTGTAAAATGGTTATTATACATTGCTGCTGCGATTTTCGGAATTATTATTGTAACCGTTATATCAATGTTTGTTGCTCAAAAAACGGCAACAAGTGTGTTTAAACAACAGAAGAATATCTCTCTTGTGAAAGCTCCCCCTCCTTTGGAAGTTTACACATTTCAAGAAGAATTTAGAGTAAACACATCTGATGTTGGTGAATCACACTTTGTAAAGTTAAAGATGTCTCTTGGATTTGAATCAGGTCAACCTGCACTTTCTGCGGAACTTGCTGCACGTGTGGCGCAAATGCAAAACATCATTAACCTTGTGATTGCTCGTAAAACAAAAGACGATTTAAAATCCATTACCAACCAGTTGGATTTACGTGAGGAAATCAAAGCCCACTTAAATCATATTTTGACCAATGGAAAAATCAAAGAAGTTTACTTTACCGAGTTCTTGGTAAACTAG